Genomic segment of Pirellulales bacterium:
CGCCTCTTGGAAGACGTAATCCTGCCGCTTCGCGGTGAATAGGGAGCACTCCAGATCCCTGAGAAAAACCTAGCGGTCGATCTCGCCCATTACGATGTCGAGCGAGCCGAGGATTGCCGGCACGTCGGCGATCAGGCAGCCGCGGCAGAGCTCGTGAACGACACACAGGTTCGAGAAGCAACTGCTCCGCGCTCGCACGCGCCACGGTATGGGCGTGCCATCGCTCACCAGGTAGAAGCCCATCTGCCCCTTCGGGCATTCCGTCTCGAGATAGCTTTCTCCCTTGGGGAGCTTCTCGGTCAGCTTGACCGGCTCGCCGTACGAGCCCTCGGCCGTGCTGTAACGGTCGATCGCCTGTCGCACGAGATCGATCGACTGCATCACCTCGAGCATGCGGACATAAAACCGGTGCCAGCAATCGCCTAGCACCGCCAGGTTCGGCACGGCCGGGTAATTGTGGTCCTTCGGATAGTGACCGTCCTTCTGCACGATCACCTCGAAGGCGTAGCCGTCGTACATCTGCGTGTAGAACTCTTCGCCGTCGCGGCGCAGGTCCTGGTCGACGCCGCTGCCGCGCAGCACCGGGCCCGTGCAGCCATAGGCGATCGCCATCTCAGGAGAAAGGAGGCCGATATTCGCGGCACGCCGCACGAAGATCGCGTTCGTCGTGAGCAACTCGTGGCAATGGTCGATCACCGGCAGCAGCTCGTCGAGAAACTTCTCGCACTTGGCCAACCAGCCGCGCGGCAGATCGTGCGTGGCGCCGCCGACGGTGATGTAGCTGTAGGTGAGCCGCGCGCCGCAGGCCTCTTCGAACAGGTCGAGAATCTTCTCGCGTTCGCGGAAGCCGTACATAAAGGGGCTGAACGTGCCGAGGTCGAGACCGTACGTGCCCATGCCCACCAGGTGGCTGGCGATGCGCCCCAACTCGGCAATGATGACGCGCAGGTGGCGCCCCTTCTCGGGCACCTCGAGCTTCATCAGCTTCTCGACCGTCAGGGCCCAGCCGAGATTCATGTTCATGCCGGCCAGGTAGTCCATCCGGTCGGTGTAGGGAATCCACTGCCGCGGCGTGAGATTCTCGCCGATCTTTTCCGCGCAGCGATGCAGATAGCCGATGTGCGGCGTGACCTCGGAAACGACTTCGCCGTCGGTTCGCAACACCACGCGCAACACGCCGTGCGTGCTGGGATGCTGCGGGCCCATGTTCACCAGCATCTCGTCCGTGCGAACGTCGAACTCGATGATGCGGGGATCGTCTAGCTTCGTGGCCATCTGAATCTATCTTTCAGGCTGCGACGCCGGAGCAGGCGCCCGGCCGTGGCAATGCAAACGAATGAAAACCCTTACTTACCGCGAATACCGTGGTACTCGAGCGGCATCTCGTAATCCTTGCGCAGCGGGTGCCCCAGCCAATCCTCGGGGCACAGGATGCGCCGCAGGTTCGGGTGCCCCACGAAGTGAATGCCCGACAGATCGTACGTCTCGCGTTCGTGCCAATCGGCGGTGGGCCAGATCTCGGCCACGCTGGGCACCTCGGGCAACTGCCCCGGCTCGTCGTCGCGCCAGCGCGGCAGCATCACCTTGAGGACCAGGCTGCGCTTGTGCGGCACGCTCCACAGGTGGTAGACCATCTCGAGGTGGGGCTGCCACGTTACCTTGGCGGCCTTCTTCGGATCGGGCTCGAAGTAATCGACGCACGTGATGCAGTTCAACATGTCGAACCGCAGATCCTGCTCGTCGCGCAGATACGTGCAGATCTCGAGCAGGCCGTCCGCCGCGATTTCGATCCAAGGATCGACGCCCCCTAATTCGGCGCCGGTAATCTTCGCCCCGAACTTCTTCTTCAGGCGGTCGACAAAGGCCTGACCACTCATGCTCGCTCCGAAATGCGTAAGAAACTCGTCTGCTCAGAAATCACGGAAGGCCGTTCGGACAGAGGTTGAACGGGCCGCGTAGCTCAGACCAACATCGGCTCTTCTTCTTCGACCAGCGACGGACCCGTCGGACTACGCTCGGCACGTTGGTGACTGACGGCGCGCACCCAGTCGAGATCGCCGCGCTTCCAGACGTAGGCGAAGCCCACCATCAACACGGCGAAGAAGACGAGGATATCGGCCAACGACGTCCAGGCGATCCGGCTGGCCAGGGCCGTGATCTCGCTCGGGTCGAAGGGAGCTTGCTCGACGGCGTTGGGCACGCCCAACTCGCGCAGCGTGCCAGCCACGGCCGAGTTGTAGACGGCGTCGGGTTGATTCTGCAGGTGCGGATCCATCAAGTGCGTGGCCTTGCCAAACACCGTGGCCCACGGAAAGAAGAAGGCGACTTCCACGTCGAAGATGATGAACAACAACGCCACGACGTAAAAGCGAATGTCGAACTGCACAAAGCTCGAGCCGATCGTCGGCTCGCCGCATTCGTACACCTCGAGCTTTTCCCTGTTCGGCGCTTTGGGACGCAGGAAATGCCCCATGCACAAGTGAACGAAGAGGAAGAGCAGACCTACCGTCGTGAACAAGGCAAGGTAGGCGACAATCGACGTCGGTGTCATGGCGGCGCGTGCGGTAAGAGGCGCTCGAGCGACACGATCCAAGACTGGCACCACGTGGCATCAGCTCGACCAAAGCCCGAATGCCGGTTCATTTTAGGAACGACGCGCCCCTTTGCAAGGGTGCTCGAGCGCGGTCCGACGTCACCGGCCGGCGAGATTCGACCGCAAAAGCCTGACACACGACAGCTCGGCATCCGAACGTCGTTGCGAATGACAGCCAACCGAGCGGCGCGAAAAAAACCGGGAAGCAGGGGCAGACTGCGTGCGGCTAGATTTCGCCGTCGGAAGCCGGTGCGTCGTCCGTTTCGCCCGACAAGGAAGAATCGCTGGCCACGCTATCGGCCGTGAGCGTTTGTCGCCCGGCAAATCCGGCGTCTAATTCGTGCCAGTAGAGCACCTCGGGCTCACCCAGCCGCCAGCAGAGATAGACGACTCGGCCATCCATGTGGCAGGGAAAGTCGACCAGCCCTTCGATTCCGTTCTTGGGTTCGACCCCCAACTGCCGCAGTTCGTCGATATAGCCCTGCAGTTCGCCGCGGTCCTTTTCCAGCTCGTCTTCGATCTGGGCCAGCTCGGCACTGTAAGGGTCGCCGGGCTCGAGCTCGCGCGAGCCACGCAACAGCGCAAGGCGCTCGCGTCGATCGACCAGCTCGCGCGACAAGCGGGACAGATCGGTCACGATGGCCCGTACCAACGGGAGCGTGGCATTCGCTTCTTCGAGCGTGAAGAGCTTGGCGTGGCTGGGAACTTCGACCGACATGCTACTTGCGCGTCTGTCCGATCGCGCCTCACTGATTGGGGCCGCCGTGAACCGGTTCCGCAATAACCTTCGACTCGGCCACGAGGGTTGGGTTCAACGTGGCACGTCCCCACGCCGCCTCGACCGGCAGACGCGAGAAGTCGACGATGCATCCGTCCCGGCTGTAGCAGCTCAGGTCGTGGGTCGCTCCCATAAAGATGCAATCCACCGGGCAAGGCTCCACGCACAAGGCGCAGAACATGCACTTCGAATAGTCGATCGTGAACGTCGTGATGCGAAAGCCCTTGCCCTGCGGCACGCGCTCTTTGCCGATGTAAATGCAGTCGACCGGGCAGGCCTTGGCGCACTGATCGCAGGCGATGCACGTGGTCAAGTCGTAGCGGTGGAAGCCCCGATATCGAGCCGCCACCGGAACCGGCAACTCCGGATACTCGTATTGATGGGTGAACGTACGGCGCTCGGGATCGTAGGTGATCAACCAGTAGCGGAGCGTTACCCACATACCGCTCGCCACGGTCATCACCGCGTCGCGAACGTCGCGAAACCACTGCAACATGCTACTTCCTTCAAACCGGCGCGCGGGGGGCGCGGCTAGCGGCCAAATCCGCGCCGCGCGGCCATCCCAAACGCCGCAAGCGAACCACGGAGATCCTTGTCCGGTCAAATTATAGACGGGTACCGATGCACCGCAAGCGGCGCTGCTGCTAGCGGAACGGAGAGGCCTGTGTTTTCAAACTTCACTCTTCTACTCCCTGAGCAACCTGCCTGGCGTAAATCGAATCACTTCGACGGCGGAGCGTGAGCGATCGCATCCAAGAGCGCCACACCGCTCGCCTCGTTGCGTTGCACACCAGCCTGGAGTTCAGCACAGCAGATAGCACGAGCGAACCACGATCGGCTAGCACGACGTCGCCGGTGCGATTTCGCAACGTGTCCAAGTCGCAACGCCGGCCGCGCCAGGGGCTTGAGCCTTGCAAGGGGGCATGGATCCCGCCGCAAAGCAGGCCGATTGCTTGAGCGTTCATGCTCAGCTTCGTCGTTCTGCAGGGTAATGCAGCCGTCGAGCGCTGGGCCCTTCTCAATAAGCGACCATGCTGCAATGGTTTAGGTCGACCCCCATTGGCAGCCATGCATCCCCTCCCTAGGTAGTCGTTACCCCCGAGCATTCAGCATGAACTGCCAAACCGCTATGGCTGGCACAGCCCTTTAGATACAGCCATAGCTTGCCGGACAGAGGGGCAATCGCCCGCACTGAAATACAGACCACAAACGATTGCGGGTAAACACTTTGTGATTCAAGCCCGGGTGAGTCGAATGGCTTTGAGGGGGTAGGTGCGGGGCAGGCCCTCTACGAATCCTATGCCAAATGGGACAAAAAAACGTTCCAAATTGGCTTTCTTGGCAGGTCATTAACTTGACTCACCCCAACGGCCACGTAGAGTAAAGGGTGACTGCGTAACTTACGCACCTGGCTGGCCTGGGCTCGAGGAGAGCCCTTAACGAGGCGCGCCCAAGGGCGCGAAATCGCCGAATCGCCGATCAGGACACAGGATGCCCGCCCAGTAGGAAACGAGCGAAGGAAAAGGCGATGTTGGTCCTATCTCGCAAGAAGAACGAGAGTATTGTCATCAACAATGACATTACGATCGTAGTGGTTGAGATTCGCGGTGACAAGGTCCGCCTGGGAGTGGAAGCTCCCAAGGAAGTGCCCGTGCATCGTCGCGAAGTCTATGAAGCCATTCGGCGTAACGACGGCGCTGACGCGGCTCGCCCGGCGGAAAAGGCGGATACTTCAGGCGAAGTTTGAAGTATCGACGCTCTTTTTTCCCTGCCTGCGACCACTTCTCCGTCCTCTTCGCCGCACATCAACGATTGAACCAGGCGGTTTCTTCGTGCGGTTGCCCTATGGCCTCAACGTGTACTCCGCGCGTTGCGCGCATCCCCCTGGGCGTGCGAACCTCGTGCTACGTCGAGGACTCTCTCTAGTGGCACTTGACGTTACGACGCGCGGCGGTTTATACACGCCTCTGCGGTTTGGTTGCTCGCCGAGTTACCAACGACTGCTGGCCCCGTCGTCTAGCCAGGTCTAGGACACAGGCCTTTCACGCCTGCAACACGGGTTCGAATCCCGTCGGGGTCACTTTTACGCTTTCAGCCACGCGCAGGAGAGCGTTTCCGGCCAACGCTGCTCGCATGTCCGTTCGAGTAGCACTCGTCTGGCTATCGGCTCGGGCCGCGTCCTTGGCGGCCCGGCCCCACTCGGTGCCGCTTGTCGGTCGTTTTCCAACGGCCTCACTCCTTCTCCAACTCCCTACTCCCCGGACGCCATTGCGCGCAAGTTGAAAAGAAAACTTGCTTGTCTGGCCTCGAACGAAGAGAATCCAACCGTGGTCGGCGCGCCACGGCACGTCCGATTGAGCTTTTTGTCGGCAGGGTGTCTGGAACGCGATCCTTTCAGGATCGCCAAAAGGGGAGGTCGCCCGTGCGTTCGGCAATTCTTGCGCTTCTGCATGCGCTTGCGTTTCTGCTCTTCGTCCGCGTGCCCGTCGCTGCCGGCCCGCTGCAAACGCTCCATCAATTCGACTGGCGTTTCCCGGGCTCCACGAGCGCTGGCACGCCGTATGGCGGCGTCATCACCGACGGCACAAAACTGTATGGCACCGGATTCTTGGGCGGGGCCAACGGCCTGGGTGCGATCTATTCCCTGAATCTCAATGGCTCCAACTACCAGACACTTCACTCGTTCGGGCTGGCGCAAGGCAGCGAGCCCGAGTCGAGCCTGGTATTGATTGGTTCAACTCTCTACGGCACGGCCGCCAATGAATTCAACACCCCGAACGTGACCGGCACGGTGTTCTCCATCTCGACCTCGGGGAGTTCGTTTCAAGTGCTGCATTCGTTTCTGAATAGCGAAGGGAGCAGTCCCCGGCCGGGCCTCGTCGCGTTGGACTCGCGACTCTATGGAACGACGACTGCCTTTGGGACAAACGGACGGGGCGCCCTGTTCGGCATTGATCCTTCGGGTGCCAATTTCCAAGTGACGCGGCCCTTCACAACCGGCGATGGTACGCCAGGATCAGGCGGGCTGACCGTCGTCGGAGAGCGTCTGTTTGGCATCGCCAGTGGCGGCGCGTCCGGCAACGGAGAAATCTATGCCGTCGATCCAGACGGCAGCGACTTTCAAGTCATCTTCAGCTTCCCCTCGCAGGTCCTCGGCAAAGACCCGCGCGGAACGATGCTCCTGGTCGGCGACCGGCTCTTCGGCACGACCTACGCCGGTGGCACCTCGAACTTGGGTTCGATCTTCTCGCTCAACACCGACGGAACTGATTTTCAATCGCTCAAGTCGTTCGGCGGCGCCGACGGCGTTGGGCCTCTCGGCGGAATGACGCGAATCGGAGACAGACTCTACGGTACTACCGGACGTGGGGGCATCGACGACAAGGGGACGTTGTTTTCCCTGCGTCTGGACGGCTCCGATTATCAGATCGTGCATCATTTCGAGGGAGGTGACGATGGCGGCGCCCCTCAGTCGGCCTTGATGGCCCACGGCAATACGCTGTATGGCACGACAGGGGGCGGAGCGCTGGGTTATGGCACCGTGTTCGCCGTTACGGTCCCCGAGCCCTCGTCGCTGGTACTCGCGATTTTGGGGATCGCCGGCTACGGTGCCATCGCCACACGCACAGCCAGGTGGCGAATGCGCGGAAGCGGTTCGCTAGCGTGATTCCAGATCCGCGATGAGTTGCTTCAACTGCGGCATCACTTCGGCCGCGGCCGCTTCGCCGACGTTGGCCAGTTCGTGCGCGCGGCTGAAATCGCCGAACTCGAAGGCAGACGCGTCGGGCGTGATCAACAGGTCGACATAATGCGCCCGCAGCGCCGCAAGCCCCGCGTCCTGCACCTCGCTCAGCCGCAAGAAGGTCTCGATCATGCCAGGGCGGCGCATGCGATGCGTGGGCGTGGACGGCACATTGCCGCCAAATCGCGGCGCGAGCTTCCAGGTCACGTCGACTCCGATCACGAGATCGGCCCCGCGCTCGGGCAGGATGTCGGCCGGCAGGCTGTTCAACACGCCTCCGTCGACCAGCGCCATACCGTCGCGCAGGATCGGATGCGACATGATCGGCAGATTGATGCTTTCGAGCACGGCATGGATCGCGTCACCCCGCTCGCGAATCACCTGTTTGCCACTCACCAGGTCGACCGCCACCACATAGAACGGCACGCGCAACTGTTCGATCCGCGCGTCTCCCGCGTAGGGTCGCAACATGGCGTCCCAGGCGCCGGTGCGAAACTTGGAGAGCAAATACCAGCTTCGACCGCCGGGCATCATGCGAAAGTGCCGCGGCGGCGTCAGCACGCGTTGGAAGTTCTCGAGGGCATACTCGGCCTCCCAACCACCCGCGTAAGAAATGCCGGTCAGCGCACCGCTGCTCGTGCCGGCGAGCATATCGATACAGATATCTTCGCGTTCGAAGGCGCGCAACACCCCCAGGTGAGCCATGCCGCGCGCTCCGCCGCCGCTGAGCGCCAGGCCGACGCGCGTCCCGCGCAGATAGCGAATCAACCGTAGCAGGCTGTGGCGTTGCGCGCGCGTCGTCGCCTCGCCGCTCGCGGAGAGGACGACTTTGAAATCGGCCGGGGCGACGCGAATATCGTCGGGCACGAGCGGCGCGAAGCGCTCCTCCTCGCGTTCGATCCACACGAGATGAATCCGCTCGGCCAGTGCGGGAGCTTCCATGAGCAGCTTGCGCAGGGCATCGAAGGCCGCCTCGGCGTAGCTCGACTCGATGAGCCACCAGACCTGTTCGCACGGTTCGAGCACCTTGCCCAGCAGTTCGCCATAACCCCCGAAAGTGACATCGAGAAAGACGCGCTCGTGATGCTCGGCCACGTGCGCCAATCGCTCGCGAATCGCCGCAGTTTTGGCCGGCACGTCGAGCCCCTCGGGAATGCGTTCGACGAGGTACCCCCCGTCGGGCATCAACCGTTCGACGCGATCGGTCAGGATCTCGACCGATCCACCAGTGCCGACGAGCAATCGTGCCAGTGGCTTCACCAACTGCTGTGTGCGCGGCGACGTGTTGACCAGCCCCACGATCGTCGGCTGCCAGCGGCGCGGTCGCCGGACCGTAACCCGCTGTAACCGGAATCCCAGCGCGCGGCTCAGATTGGCGCCGAAGGCCGGGATCGTCGTCAGCAGTCGCTCGAAATGGGCCAGGTCGAGCTCGAGCAGCTCGGTATCGACCACGGCGGTGATGGTGGCCATGTGCGGCTGCGCGGTGAGCATGGCCATCTCGCCAAAGTGCTCGCCGCGTCCCAGATGGTCGAGCAGGCGAAACTCGCGATTCGGCTCCTCGATCGACACGCGGACGCGCCCCCGCACGACGACGTACATGCAGTTGCCGTGCTCGTGCTGGCGGCAAACTACCTCGCCCGCGTAGAAACGTACGAGGCGGACATTCTCGGCCAGCGAGCGGATCTCGGCCGCGTCGAGCCCGCGACAGAGGTCACACCGCCGCAGACACTGTTCGGCGGCCGAAATCGACCGGCGCCGCAGCAGTTCGTCCGCGGCCGGCGTGTCGTGATTCGTGGCGGGTTCGTCCATAGCGTGCGACCATTCCGCGGGGTGCGCGGTCGAGGGTGACCCTTCGTCCGGTCCCTGTCAAGGTCAGCCGAGCAAGGTCCCGCGGCGGCCCCGCGTTGAAATCGGCGGCAACGGTGCGAATAATGCCCACGCTGAATCGTGCCAAGTCCCCAGGGAGTGTGACGCTTGAGCGAGAAGTACGATGCGATTCTGATCCTGTCGTTCGGCGGCCCCGAAGGTCCCGATGACGTGCTGCCGTTTCTCGAAAACGTGCTGCGCGGCAAACGGGTGCCCCGCGAGCGGATGTTGGAAGTCGCGGAGCATTACCACCACTTCGGCGGACGCAGTCCGATCAACGAACAAAATCGGACCTTGATCGCTTCGCTCGAGCGCGAGCTGGCCACGCATGGCCCGCGGCTCCCCATTTACTGGGGCAATCGCAACTGGCACCCCCTGCTCACCGACACGCTGGCCCAGATGCAACGCGACGGCGTCCAGCGCGCGCTGGCCTTGGTGACGTCGTCGTTCAGTTCCTACTCGGGCTGCCGTCAATATTTGGAAGATATCGAGCGCGCACGGACAGAAGTCGGCCCCGGCGCGCCGCGGGTCGACAAGATTCGCGCGTTCTTCAACCACCCGCTCTTCATCGGGGCGATGACCGATCACGTTCGCGCGGCCCTCGAACGACTGCCTGCCGAGCGTTGCCCGGCGACGATGCTGCTCTTTACCGCGCATAGCATTCCGACTTCGATGGCCGCCACGTGCGACTACGTGGCGCAATTGAACGAGGCCAGTCGCTTGGTGGCCGAGACGGTCGACTGCTCGCCATATCGGCTGGTGTATCAGAGTCGCAGCGGCCCGCCGACGCAGCCCTGGCTCGAGCCCGACGTGATCGATGCCCTCGACGAACTGCACGCAGCCGGA
This window contains:
- a CDS encoding ferrochelatase, whose product is MSEKYDAILILSFGGPEGPDDVLPFLENVLRGKRVPRERMLEVAEHYHHFGGRSPINEQNRTLIASLERELATHGPRLPIYWGNRNWHPLLTDTLAQMQRDGVQRALALVTSSFSSYSGCRQYLEDIERARTEVGPGAPRVDKIRAFFNHPLFIGAMTDHVRAALERLPAERCPATMLLFTAHSIPTSMAATCDYVAQLNEASRLVAETVDCSPYRLVYQSRSGPPTQPWLEPDVIDALDELHAAGRQDVVIVPIGFLSDHMEVLYDLDTAAAAHCEKLGLNMVRATTAGSHPKFATLVRELVEERVLGKEPRVVGNLPARPPVCPADCCASVSAARPATETR
- a CDS encoding NADH-quinone oxidoreductase subunit D, which produces MATKLDDPRIIEFDVRTDEMLVNMGPQHPSTHGVLRVVLRTDGEVVSEVTPHIGYLHRCAEKIGENLTPRQWIPYTDRMDYLAGMNMNLGWALTVEKLMKLEVPEKGRHLRVIIAELGRIASHLVGMGTYGLDLGTFSPFMYGFREREKILDLFEEACGARLTYSYITVGGATHDLPRGWLAKCEKFLDELLPVIDHCHELLTTNAIFVRRAANIGLLSPEMAIAYGCTGPVLRGSGVDQDLRRDGEEFYTQMYDGYAFEVIVQKDGHYPKDHNYPAVPNLAVLGDCWHRFYVRMLEVMQSIDLVRQAIDRYSTAEGSYGEPVKLTEKLPKGESYLETECPKGQMGFYLVSDGTPIPWRVRARSSCFSNLCVVHELCRGCLIADVPAILGSLDIVMGEIDR
- a CDS encoding DUF2203 domain-containing protein codes for the protein MSVEVPSHAKLFTLEEANATLPLVRAIVTDLSRLSRELVDRRERLALLRGSRELEPGDPYSAELAQIEDELEKDRGELQGYIDELRQLGVEPKNGIEGLVDFPCHMDGRVVYLCWRLGEPEVLYWHELDAGFAGRQTLTADSVASDSSLSGETDDAPASDGEI
- a CDS encoding 4Fe-4S binding protein encodes the protein MLQWFRDVRDAVMTVASGMWVTLRYWLITYDPERRTFTHQYEYPELPVPVAARYRGFHRYDLTTCIACDQCAKACPVDCIYIGKERVPQGKGFRITTFTIDYSKCMFCALCVEPCPVDCIFMGATHDLSCYSRDGCIVDFSRLPVEAAWGRATLNPTLVAESKVIAEPVHGGPNQ
- the csrA gene encoding carbon storage regulator CsrA, translating into MLVLSRKKNESIVINNDITIVVVEIRGDKVRLGVEAPKEVPVHRREVYEAIRRNDGADAARPAEKADTSGEV
- a CDS encoding NADH-quinone oxidoreductase subunit A, producing MTPTSIVAYLALFTTVGLLFLFVHLCMGHFLRPKAPNREKLEVYECGEPTIGSSFVQFDIRFYVVALLFIIFDVEVAFFFPWATVFGKATHLMDPHLQNQPDAVYNSAVAGTLRELGVPNAVEQAPFDPSEITALASRIAWTSLADILVFFAVLMVGFAYVWKRGDLDWVRAVSHQRAERSPTGPSLVEEEEPMLV
- a CDS encoding NADH-quinone oxidoreductase subunit C, which produces MSGQAFVDRLKKKFGAKITGAELGGVDPWIEIAADGLLEICTYLRDEQDLRFDMLNCITCVDYFEPDPKKAAKVTWQPHLEMVYHLWSVPHKRSLVLKVMLPRWRDDEPGQLPEVPSVAEIWPTADWHERETYDLSGIHFVGHPNLRRILCPEDWLGHPLRKDYEMPLEYHGIRGK
- a CDS encoding cyclic nucleotide-binding domain-containing protein, whose translation is MDEPATNHDTPAADELLRRRSISAAEQCLRRCDLCRGLDAAEIRSLAENVRLVRFYAGEVVCRQHEHGNCMYVVVRGRVRVSIEEPNREFRLLDHLGRGEHFGEMAMLTAQPHMATITAVVDTELLELDLAHFERLLTTIPAFGANLSRALGFRLQRVTVRRPRRWQPTIVGLVNTSPRTQQLVKPLARLLVGTGGSVEILTDRVERLMPDGGYLVERIPEGLDVPAKTAAIRERLAHVAEHHERVFLDVTFGGYGELLGKVLEPCEQVWWLIESSYAEAAFDALRKLLMEAPALAERIHLVWIEREEERFAPLVPDDIRVAPADFKVVLSASGEATTRAQRHSLLRLIRYLRGTRVGLALSGGGARGMAHLGVLRAFEREDICIDMLAGTSSGALTGISYAGGWEAEYALENFQRVLTPPRHFRMMPGGRSWYLLSKFRTGAWDAMLRPYAGDARIEQLRVPFYVVAVDLVSGKQVIRERGDAIHAVLESINLPIMSHPILRDGMALVDGGVLNSLPADILPERGADLVIGVDVTWKLAPRFGGNVPSTPTHRMRRPGMIETFLRLSEVQDAGLAALRAHYVDLLITPDASAFEFGDFSRAHELANVGEAAAAEVMPQLKQLIADLESR